In one window of Tumebacillus amylolyticus DNA:
- a CDS encoding arsinothricin resistance N-acetyltransferase ArsN1 family A, with translation MIIRLAQEQDLPAILRIYNQGIEDRIATLETEVKDDSYMQNWFAQREPRYAVLVACAGEQIVGWASINPYNKRFAYYGVGELSVYIDRTHRGRGVGKQLLGNLERIGREQEFHKFILFTFPFNSLGQGLYRNSGYREVGVFHNQGRLDGEFVDVMAMEKLLLD, from the coding sequence ATGATCATTCGACTTGCTCAGGAACAAGACCTCCCCGCAATTCTTCGCATCTACAACCAAGGAATTGAAGATCGAATCGCGACGTTAGAAACAGAAGTCAAGGACGATTCCTACATGCAAAACTGGTTTGCGCAGCGAGAGCCGCGTTATGCGGTCCTCGTGGCGTGCGCGGGTGAACAGATCGTCGGCTGGGCTTCCATCAACCCCTACAACAAGCGATTTGCCTACTATGGAGTGGGCGAGCTCTCCGTCTACATCGATCGTACTCATCGCGGTCGGGGAGTTGGCAAACAATTGTTGGGGAACTTGGAGCGGATCGGGAGAGAGCAGGAGTTTCACAAGTTCATTCTGTTCACGTTCCCGTTTAATTCGTTGGGACAAGGCTTGTATCGGAATTCCGGATATCGGGAAGTCGGCGTCTTCCATAATCAAGGACGCCTCGACGGAGAGTTCGTGGATGTCATGGCGATGGAGAAACTCCTGTTGGACTAG
- a CDS encoding metalloregulator ArsR/SmtB family transcription factor translates to MDLDLLQDCFKSLGDKTRLRILALLRVEELCVFELVEILQMSQPAISQHLRKMKSAKLLKERREGQWVFYSIEGALFPFFDSILDNLPDLRQEIQNLRAKSEKSCCS, encoded by the coding sequence GTGGATCTTGATCTGTTGCAGGACTGTTTTAAGAGTTTAGGTGATAAGACACGCCTACGCATCTTGGCTCTGTTACGAGTGGAAGAACTTTGTGTGTTTGAATTGGTCGAAATTTTACAGATGAGCCAACCGGCCATCTCTCAACATCTCCGTAAGATGAAGAGCGCGAAATTGCTCAAGGAGCGACGTGAAGGTCAATGGGTGTTCTACTCCATAGAGGGAGCGCTCTTTCCATTCTTCGATTCCATTCTGGACAATCTTCCGGATTTACGTCAAGAGATTCAAAACCTTCGTGCAAAGTCGGAGAAGTCCTGTTGTTCATAA
- the arsC gene encoding arsenate reductase (thioredoxin) produces the protein MEKKIMYFLCTGNSCRSQMADGFGKLLLGDEFDVYSAGIEAHGVNPKAIQAMAEKGIDISSNTSDVIDPELLQKSDYIITLCGNADERCPATPAQAVRAHWGFDDPAKATGTDEEKWAVFQRVRDEIEARIKQFAEHGE, from the coding sequence ATGGAGAAGAAGATCATGTATTTCCTCTGCACCGGAAACTCTTGCCGTAGTCAAATGGCAGACGGGTTCGGCAAACTGCTTCTTGGAGACGAGTTTGACGTTTACAGTGCCGGCATCGAAGCACATGGAGTCAATCCCAAAGCCATCCAAGCGATGGCTGAGAAGGGGATCGACATCTCGTCGAATACCTCCGATGTCATTGACCCGGAACTTTTACAGAAGTCCGACTACATCATCACCCTTTGTGGAAATGCCGACGAAAGATGCCCGGCCACACCCGCACAAGCCGTTCGCGCCCATTGGGGGTTTGACGACCCGGCGAAAGCAACGGGTACGGATGAGGAGAAATGGGCGGTCTTCCAACGCGTTCGGGATGAGATCGAAGCCCGGATCAAGCAATTTGCAGAGCACGGTGAATAA
- the arsL gene encoding arsinothricin biosynthesis radical SAM protein ArsL, translated as MKILLVSNFEGGFQPMTVAAATTPLLKAGFDVSVLDTYVDGIQEDRFVGQDLVAISIPLFDALFAGIEIARLVREKNPSAHITFFGQYATINAYRLAGKYSDSCVVGEFETPLLALARHLSGDTQLMLPGLVTTEVIEKGETIHPYMGRDEIHIPTRSTLPPLHKYPQAQVDKLMGSTQIVGTTEIARGCHHKCLYCSVFAAYDGKVFLIEEDVVIEDVRQLVKGGMTHLTFIDADFFNSKHHGVKILRRLHEEFPELTYDFTLRIDHILENKEILLEMAGLNVAFVTSALEFPSEEVLDAVAKYTSLEDIEEAIAFLLGTGIKLNPTFIMFNPWISLEDLATFRAFVERNNLDDIIDPIQYETRLHLYKGSPLLNTASVQALELTEQEFHVDWKHPDPRVDELYYASLTPQEEGIFKRCCLKC; from the coding sequence ATGAAAATTTTGCTGGTTTCGAACTTCGAAGGCGGGTTCCAACCGATGACGGTAGCCGCTGCAACCACGCCGCTGCTGAAAGCCGGTTTTGACGTATCTGTGCTGGATACATACGTGGACGGGATTCAAGAAGATCGCTTCGTCGGGCAAGATCTTGTAGCGATCTCCATCCCGCTGTTCGACGCGTTGTTTGCCGGAATTGAAATCGCGCGTCTCGTTCGTGAGAAAAACCCGAGCGCTCATATTACGTTCTTCGGTCAATATGCGACCATCAATGCCTATCGTTTGGCTGGAAAATACAGCGATTCTTGCGTCGTCGGCGAATTTGAAACGCCGTTGCTGGCACTGGCACGCCATCTCTCCGGCGACACCCAATTGATGCTTCCGGGCCTCGTGACTACTGAAGTGATCGAGAAGGGCGAAACCATCCACCCGTACATGGGCCGCGATGAAATTCACATCCCGACTCGTTCGACGTTGCCGCCGCTGCACAAATACCCGCAAGCGCAAGTCGATAAACTCATGGGCTCCACGCAAATCGTCGGCACCACGGAAATTGCACGCGGTTGCCATCACAAATGTCTGTACTGCTCGGTGTTTGCCGCGTATGACGGAAAAGTCTTCCTGATCGAAGAAGACGTCGTCATCGAAGACGTGCGTCAACTCGTGAAGGGCGGCATGACCCACTTGACCTTCATCGACGCCGACTTCTTCAACTCCAAGCATCACGGCGTCAAGATCCTGCGCCGCCTGCACGAAGAGTTCCCAGAACTCACCTACGATTTCACGCTGCGCATCGACCACATCCTGGAGAACAAAGAAATTCTGCTCGAAATGGCCGGCCTGAACGTTGCGTTCGTCACGTCTGCACTTGAATTCCCGTCTGAGGAAGTGTTGGATGCGGTTGCGAAGTACACGTCATTGGAAGACATCGAGGAAGCGATTGCGTTCCTGTTGGGCACCGGGATCAAATTGAACCCGACTTTCATCATGTTCAACCCGTGGATTTCCTTGGAGGACTTGGCGACGTTCCGTGCCTTTGTAGAGCGCAACAACTTGGACGACATCATCGACCCGATTCAATACGAAACCCGTCTGCACCTGTACAAAGGCTCCCCGCTGTTGAACACCGCATCGGTGCAAGCTCTTGAACTGACGGAGCAGGAGTTCCATGTGGATTGGAAGCATCCGGACCCGCGCGTCGATGAACTGTACTATGCAAGCCTCACCCCGCAAGAAGAAGGCATCTTCAAGCGTTGCTGCCTGAAGTGCTAG